In Paenibacillus sp. J23TS9, a single genomic region encodes these proteins:
- a CDS encoding head decoration protein, giving the protein MQEYTSPSFDELFAGGVQPERMTAIIIKSGSGLVTRGTVMGRVNQLPESDLYAGTPVVVPVDSTKSDGSQHPYCILADTIVDAATGDARAAAYLDGEFNRDALKFGGTDKVAQHEVEMRNVGLITKRVVK; this is encoded by the coding sequence ATGCAAGAGTATACAAGCCCATCGTTTGACGAACTGTTTGCAGGGGGCGTGCAGCCCGAAAGAATGACGGCGATCATCATCAAATCTGGATCCGGTTTGGTGACGCGCGGTACAGTTATGGGCCGTGTAAACCAGTTACCTGAATCCGATCTTTATGCCGGCACTCCGGTTGTGGTCCCGGTTGATTCAACTAAGTCGGACGGGTCCCAACATCCATATTGCATCTTAGCTGACACGATTGTTGATGCTGCAACAGGAGACGCTCGTGCAGCTGCTTACCTCGACGGTGAATTTAATCGTGATGCACTCAAGTTTGGCGGTACTGATAAAGTGGCTCAGCATGAAGTTGAAATGCGCAATGTCGGCTTGATCACAAAACGAGTAGTTAAATAA
- a CDS encoding tyrosine-type recombinase/integrase, producing the protein MPIYSYMKKGKEHWYYAFEVKDKYGERKTIKKRGFTGKTEARAAERLARVEWEKGQYVDPSKLTVSEYMEDWLANKQDVSKETRETNEGHIKNHISPAIGHILFQKLDVTDIERLTRSLQEKGLADGTVRKIFNLVQTAFKTAQRKEQIAKNPFDLLDKGSRPRAGKSKVDYWTKEEVKQFFSVLNHRHRILFVLAIYTGMRRGEILGLRFKDIDFENSQIRIRQTLKPRGRVKEGGKNENAERSITISKFVQKELKRHKTVIIQERWEEKIDFKDDSYVVCHPDGQPASLGNFHKFWMRILKNTNMRQIRFHDLRHTCASLLLTSGAHPKVVQELLGHSSIKVTLDLYSHLMPNMQREALEKLDQMLN; encoded by the coding sequence ATGCCTATTTATTCTTACATGAAGAAAGGCAAAGAACATTGGTACTATGCTTTTGAAGTTAAGGACAAGTATGGAGAACGTAAGACAATTAAAAAACGTGGATTCACCGGAAAAACTGAGGCACGCGCTGCGGAAAGGTTAGCACGAGTTGAATGGGAAAAAGGACAGTATGTTGATCCTTCAAAATTAACCGTATCAGAATATATGGAAGATTGGCTTGCAAACAAACAAGATGTTTCTAAAGAAACAAGAGAGACAAATGAAGGGCATATAAAGAATCACATCTCTCCTGCTATAGGGCACATTCTTTTCCAGAAACTCGATGTAACTGATATTGAAAGGTTAACGAGATCGCTTCAGGAAAAGGGCCTTGCTGATGGAACAGTACGAAAAATATTCAATCTTGTACAGACAGCGTTCAAAACTGCACAAAGAAAAGAGCAGATTGCTAAGAATCCTTTTGATCTGTTAGACAAAGGCTCTCGACCTCGAGCTGGTAAATCAAAAGTTGATTATTGGACGAAGGAAGAAGTAAAACAATTCTTTAGTGTATTAAACCACAGACACAGAATATTGTTTGTTCTGGCTATTTACACAGGCATGCGTCGAGGGGAAATATTGGGATTGAGATTTAAGGATATTGACTTCGAAAATTCTCAGATCAGAATTCGTCAGACGCTTAAACCTCGAGGAAGGGTTAAGGAAGGCGGAAAGAATGAAAACGCAGAACGTTCAATTACAATCTCGAAATTTGTGCAAAAAGAATTGAAGCGACATAAAACTGTGATTATTCAAGAACGTTGGGAAGAAAAGATCGACTTCAAAGATGACAGCTATGTAGTTTGTCATCCTGATGGACAACCAGCGAGCTTGGGGAACTTCCATAAGTTTTGGATGAGAATCCTCAAGAATACAAATATGCGACAGATCCGCTTCCACGATCTGAGACATACTTGTGCATCCCTCCTACTTACATCGGGAGCTCATCCTAAAGTAGTCCAAGAATTATTAGGACATTCTTCGATAAAAGTTACACTCGATTTATATTCCCATCTAATGCCGAATATGCAACGTGAAGCACTTGAAAAGTTAGACCAAATGTTAAACTGA
- a CDS encoding head maturation protease, ClpP-related, whose product MPKKLKLNGPVISDDEKWIYDWFDIPTISPGAVSNFLDDANGEEIELLINSGGGLVDSGSEIYTMLKSYAEDHSVDVTSKITALAGSATSVIAMGGTRVLMSPTAQIMIHNASTIAWGDKNAMGGASEMLKNTDEAIVNAYALKTGMAHDELLAMMNKETWLNAQQAVELGFADEIMFVEKSGVTNNVAMGHTLPPEVIKKMRNQYGEHKQPTKAAAVVSPVAEPQAITKNKEVPKTMDMNEMKEKHPDLYAQITNEAQKAERDRIAALQAYATAPGAAAFINEAITNGGTVQDVALKVMEASMKRAGQEATNRKLDAEESSVDDVEAIEAKTPETVKEETKTNAVANMVAMAQNIKKGGRK is encoded by the coding sequence ATGCCTAAGAAACTCAAGCTTAATGGCCCTGTTATCTCAGACGATGAAAAGTGGATTTATGATTGGTTCGACATTCCTACAATCAGTCCCGGTGCGGTTTCAAACTTCTTGGACGATGCCAATGGAGAAGAGATTGAGCTGCTTATCAATTCCGGCGGTGGTTTGGTCGATTCAGGGTCGGAAATTTACACCATGTTAAAGTCTTACGCCGAGGATCACTCCGTAGATGTGACGAGTAAAATCACTGCCCTTGCTGGATCTGCCACATCGGTGATTGCAATGGGAGGAACGAGGGTTCTGATGTCTCCAACAGCTCAGATCATGATTCACAACGCATCTACTATCGCATGGGGAGACAAGAATGCCATGGGTGGCGCGTCAGAAATGTTGAAAAACACTGACGAAGCAATTGTTAACGCCTATGCGCTTAAAACTGGTATGGCCCACGACGAACTTCTCGCCATGATGAATAAAGAAACATGGCTGAACGCACAGCAAGCTGTTGAATTGGGATTCGCGGACGAAATCATGTTCGTCGAAAAGTCCGGGGTAACTAATAACGTTGCTATGGGACATACACTCCCGCCGGAAGTCATCAAGAAAATGCGCAATCAGTATGGTGAACATAAGCAACCCACTAAAGCCGCTGCCGTTGTTTCGCCAGTAGCTGAGCCGCAAGCGATCACTAAAAATAAGGAGGTACCTAAGACAATGGATATGAACGAAATGAAAGAAAAGCACCCCGATCTATATGCGCAGATCACGAATGAGGCTCAAAAAGCCGAGCGTGATCGGATTGCTGCTTTGCAAGCGTATGCGACAGCTCCAGGTGCAGCTGCGTTTATTAACGAGGCTATCACCAATGGAGGAACTGTACAGGACGTTGCGTTGAAGGTTATGGAAGCATCGATGAAGCGAGCAGGTCAAGAGGCTACAAACCGCAAACTGGATGCGGAGGAAAGTAGCGTTGATGACGTAGAGGCAATCGAAGCCAAAACACCTGAGACAGTCAAAGAAGAGACGAAAACAAATGCGGTAGCCAATATGGTTGCCATGGCACAGAACATTAAAAAGGGAGGTCGCAAATAA
- a CDS encoding major capsid protein, producing the protein MASYHDILEIPTLVQVVEAFPQDSYYLTNTFASEGDTFTTDEIEIQTKKGHRPLAPYVNELLPGKVVLRTGFSSKTYKPALLKPMRVITRHDLKVKQAGETLLNPKSPEQRYQELIVKDLSELTDTIDRRKVQQLSEIMFTGKTEQIGEGVSQILDWGFTNIEVLSGTDFSDNSFDVVGYLTEKVQEVMDKSGRTVRRVLTTAQVGRRIVSHPTVVELIKNGKENLDVGDLNQRILPEGVIYHGYLRQANLEIWSYTNSYTDDEGNDVSYIPAGTLAMLPDGQPFEFLYGANLVADENGDFMFAEAKIYPQVWGEKEPPKRVLQLLSRPICIPVNVDGWYVAKVL; encoded by the coding sequence ATGGCATCTTACCACGATATTTTAGAAATTCCAACGCTTGTACAAGTTGTTGAAGCATTCCCACAGGATTCCTATTACCTGACCAATACCTTCGCAAGTGAAGGCGATACCTTCACGACAGACGAAATCGAAATTCAAACCAAAAAGGGTCACCGGCCGCTGGCGCCTTACGTAAACGAGTTGCTACCAGGCAAGGTTGTTTTGCGGACCGGGTTTTCTTCCAAAACGTACAAGCCTGCTCTTTTGAAACCGATGCGCGTAATCACTCGCCACGATCTGAAGGTGAAACAGGCTGGTGAGACGCTGCTTAATCCTAAATCTCCTGAACAACGTTATCAGGAGCTGATCGTAAAGGACCTGTCAGAATTAACAGATACTATTGATCGTCGTAAAGTGCAGCAACTCTCCGAAATCATGTTCACGGGCAAAACTGAGCAGATCGGTGAGGGCGTGAGTCAGATACTCGACTGGGGCTTTACGAATATTGAAGTTCTTTCTGGTACTGACTTCTCGGATAATTCCTTTGATGTTGTTGGTTATCTCACCGAAAAGGTTCAGGAAGTCATGGACAAGAGCGGTCGCACAGTTCGCCGCGTGCTGACAACAGCTCAGGTAGGTAGACGAATCGTTAGTCACCCAACTGTGGTGGAACTGATCAAAAACGGTAAAGAAAACCTGGACGTGGGAGATCTGAATCAGCGCATTTTGCCTGAAGGAGTAATCTACCATGGTTACCTGCGCCAAGCCAATTTGGAGATTTGGTCATATACCAACTCCTACACCGATGATGAAGGCAACGACGTGAGTTACATCCCAGCAGGAACTCTGGCTATGTTGCCTGATGGTCAGCCGTTTGAATTCTTGTACGGAGCGAACTTAGTCGCTGATGAAAACGGTGATTTTATGTTTGCTGAAGCTAAAATCTACCCGCAAGTGTGGGGAGAAAAAGAGCCGCCTAAACGTGTGCTGCAATTGTTGTCCCGTCCGATCTGCATTCCTGTTAATGTTGATGGTTGGTACGTTGCTAAAGTTCTTTAA
- a CDS encoding DUF6148 family protein — MPRISYEEAKEKYKMWNDAEDAIATGMSYSIAGRSLTRVDMATVQMMKRKYGRIVDTYDSGGKRRSRTSGFYPVDR; from the coding sequence ATGCCGAGAATATCATACGAAGAAGCCAAAGAGAAGTACAAGATGTGGAACGATGCCGAGGATGCCATAGCAACAGGAATGTCATACAGCATTGCAGGCAGATCTTTAACTCGTGTTGACATGGCTACGGTCCAGATGATGAAAAGGAAATATGGACGCATCGTTGACACTTATGATAGCGGTGGTAAACGTCGTTCCCGAACATCGGGATTTTACCCTGTTGACCGATGA
- a CDS encoding phage portal protein, whose protein sequence is MRQQAVRKVANSIIGGSGSNGRGYGKHGASTTKSSMLFWQTPVGDADTDIHQNVPKLRERARDLHMGSDIVAAAHKGLRTNIVGTGLRLNPAFDASYLGLTKEQAEKLRSSIQREWALWAETTKCDAAGLNDFYELQGLAFISTLMSGDVFALLPSKKRPWSVYDLKINLIEADRCATPPDKDNLDRERIQSGVEVDADGMVAAYHFSNRHPGAGGYSLSGANEWVRVEKYGKRTGRVNVLHLFEAERPGQRRGIPIIAPIIESLKQLSQYTNAELAAAVITSMYTVFITSPAENEGGDPFDGVSMEEEELDGVENTPGASGDEIKLGQGAIMRTDPGEDVKFADPTRPNPNYEAFVRALLKQIAAALELPYEILTKQFTSSYSASRGALLEAWKMYRMRRAWLSKTFCQPIYEEWFVEAVSKGRIDAPGIFDDPAIFAAYTRAEWHGPSQGLLDPTKEVAAAIARIEYNMSTAERETAELNGGSWEQNVQQRAYEKGRLAELGLTEGAEPVTPSEPSNAGDENNDNGEGGEQN, encoded by the coding sequence GTGAGGCAACAGGCGGTAAGGAAGGTCGCAAACAGCATCATCGGAGGGTCTGGAAGTAACGGACGGGGCTATGGCAAGCATGGAGCTAGCACAACCAAGTCGTCCATGTTATTTTGGCAAACCCCGGTCGGGGACGCAGACACGGATATCCATCAGAACGTACCTAAACTCCGTGAGAGAGCCCGGGACCTGCATATGGGTTCGGACATCGTCGCCGCAGCACACAAGGGTCTGCGAACCAACATCGTGGGAACAGGGCTGCGCCTAAACCCCGCCTTTGATGCATCGTACCTGGGATTAACCAAGGAGCAAGCGGAGAAGCTACGCAGCTCAATCCAACGTGAATGGGCCTTATGGGCTGAGACGACAAAGTGCGATGCTGCCGGTCTGAACGATTTTTACGAATTGCAGGGCCTGGCCTTCATTTCAACGCTCATGAGCGGAGATGTGTTCGCGCTGCTGCCAAGCAAAAAACGCCCCTGGTCGGTCTATGACTTGAAAATTAACCTCATCGAAGCTGACAGATGCGCAACCCCTCCGGACAAGGATAACCTTGATAGGGAACGAATCCAATCCGGGGTTGAGGTTGATGCTGATGGGATGGTCGCTGCTTATCACTTCAGTAACCGCCACCCCGGAGCGGGTGGGTACAGTCTGAGTGGGGCCAACGAATGGGTCCGCGTTGAAAAATACGGCAAGCGCACAGGACGAGTTAACGTGCTTCATTTGTTTGAAGCTGAACGGCCGGGACAGCGCCGGGGAATTCCAATCATCGCTCCAATCATCGAATCGCTGAAGCAGCTCAGTCAGTACACGAACGCTGAACTTGCCGCTGCAGTTATCACGTCGATGTACACGGTGTTTATCACGTCACCTGCAGAAAACGAAGGCGGGGACCCGTTTGACGGAGTCAGCATGGAAGAGGAAGAATTGGACGGCGTGGAAAATACTCCTGGAGCTTCGGGAGATGAAATTAAACTCGGGCAAGGGGCTATCATGCGGACCGATCCGGGCGAGGATGTGAAATTTGCCGATCCGACCAGACCAAATCCCAACTATGAGGCGTTCGTACGCGCCTTGCTGAAACAGATTGCAGCGGCTCTCGAGCTTCCTTACGAGATCCTAACCAAGCAGTTCACGAGTTCGTATTCTGCATCCCGCGGCGCCCTGTTGGAAGCGTGGAAAATGTACCGAATGCGTCGTGCCTGGCTATCAAAAACGTTCTGCCAACCCATATATGAGGAATGGTTTGTAGAAGCAGTATCCAAAGGAAGAATCGACGCACCCGGCATCTTTGATGATCCGGCTATTTTTGCTGCCTACACTCGGGCCGAATGGCATGGTCCTTCACAGGGCTTGCTTGATCCGACTAAGGAAGTAGCTGCAGCCATTGCTCGGATTGAATACAACATGTCAACGGCTGAGCGTGAAACCGCAGAACTTAATGGCGGGTCGTGGGAACAGAATGTACAGCAGCGTGCGTATGAGAAGGGGCGTCTTGCTGAGTTGGGTCTGACTGAAGGGGCGGAGCCAGTAACACCTTCCGAACCTTCAAATGCAGGTGATGAAAACAATGATAACGGGGAAGGGGGTGAACAAAACTAA
- a CDS encoding replication protein, whose protein sequence is MAKSSNNEKYVQVPHWLMDYLMTAGLNMTQFRIVHVVIRHTFGFHKIWNQFSLTFLSEQTGCNKRQVTRELGKLIEQKILIERYDGAKRMLCINCAELMHTLIKQVEGSDSLDTTGGDSLDTRGSDSLDTHIKKEVKKEVKERIYIDFNQIDDPFIKTYFEQFKRLKNKQHMRITEEQYQNIVEQIDLLHSFGVTVEEWEAEVMEHFKELPKSNNGNIIAFLHAAPRRFDVG, encoded by the coding sequence ATGGCCAAGTCAAGTAATAATGAAAAATATGTTCAGGTACCGCACTGGCTGATGGACTACCTAATGACCGCCGGTTTAAATATGACCCAGTTCCGAATTGTACATGTTGTGATCCGGCACACGTTCGGTTTCCATAAGATTTGGAATCAATTCTCACTGACTTTCCTCTCTGAACAGACCGGCTGCAATAAACGTCAGGTCACAAGGGAACTCGGTAAGCTCATTGAGCAGAAGATACTAATTGAACGTTATGATGGTGCAAAACGGATGCTTTGCATTAATTGTGCAGAGTTAATGCATACATTAATTAAACAGGTTGAAGGTAGTGACTCATTAGACACTACTGGGGGTGACTCGTTAGACACTAGAGGTAGTGACTCATTAGACACCCATATAAAAAAAGAAGTAAAAAAAGAAGTTAAAGAAAGAATATACATCGATTTTAATCAAATCGACGATCCATTTATAAAAACTTACTTTGAACAATTCAAAAGATTAAAGAATAAACAGCATATGAGAATTACAGAAGAGCAATATCAAAACATTGTTGAGCAGATCGATCTGCTGCATTCCTTTGGAGTTACTGTAGAGGAATGGGAAGCTGAGGTCATGGAGCATTTCAAAGAGCTGCCGAAGAGCAACAATGGGAATATCATAGCGTTCCTGCATGCTGCACCAAGGCGGTTTGATGTGGGATAA
- a CDS encoding phage terminase large subunit family protein, with protein MAPPPSLKVWEWADQHRVLSPEDSAEPGPWRTSRSPFQKEVMNALTQPEIDTIAIMAGSQLGKTAIQLNVIGYYTGHDPSPIMMVQPDLGVGKDFSNDRLMPMYRDSPQLSKLFGKGKSRDSRNTIYYKSFPGGRINIAGSNAPASLASKPIRILLADEIDRFAKSAGTEGDPLNLAIKRTTTFHNRKMIFVSTPTIKGHSKIEKLYEDSTQERLHFMCPSCDELQTLQWAQIKYEYDEETSQCTEVHHVCKVCGAMHEEHEWKRDYENRTKWIAGRKHATTRGFHLSALAATINYTWKMAVKEWVQANKEGKQAIKVFINTVLAETWEEEGQKLEHEILMNRREMYQARVPEGVRFITAAVDTQDTRFEIDVVGWGKGFSSWRIQRHVIVGDLNQQQPWQELDEFLSRTWKDADGRSFRPVRTLIDSGGHFTLKVYKFCKPRQGRNIYALKGEEKGDGQETPLLNGISTNNVPKATVVRVGVSEGKSIIFSSLSMEPGKPGSCRFPLPHPDHPDPFVYDEEYFQQLTAEQLVTRYKEGKPYTAWVQTRARNEALDLAVYNRAAIEMINPNFDMPLPEPGYIAVAGAKRPKKPKKKNVASSI; from the coding sequence GTGGCCCCGCCTCCATCGCTCAAGGTGTGGGAATGGGCCGACCAACACCGGGTCTTGTCTCCTGAGGATTCTGCCGAGCCTGGTCCGTGGCGGACGAGTCGTTCTCCATTTCAAAAAGAGGTTATGAACGCTTTAACTCAGCCGGAAATAGACACAATCGCAATAATGGCTGGCTCCCAGCTCGGAAAAACAGCTATCCAGCTTAACGTGATTGGATATTATACCGGGCATGATCCCTCTCCTATCATGATGGTTCAACCGGATTTAGGTGTCGGGAAGGACTTCTCTAACGACCGATTGATGCCAATGTATCGGGATTCTCCGCAATTATCCAAGCTATTCGGTAAGGGGAAGAGTCGCGATAGCCGTAATACGATATATTACAAAAGCTTCCCAGGGGGCCGGATAAATATAGCGGGGTCGAATGCTCCAGCGTCTTTGGCTTCCAAGCCAATTCGTATCCTGCTCGCTGACGAAATTGACCGCTTTGCGAAATCGGCCGGAACCGAGGGTGATCCGCTTAACCTGGCGATTAAGCGTACAACCACATTTCATAACCGGAAGATGATTTTCGTCTCGACACCAACGATCAAAGGTCACTCGAAAATAGAAAAGCTCTACGAGGACAGTACGCAAGAGCGACTTCATTTCATGTGTCCAAGCTGTGATGAGCTTCAAACGCTGCAATGGGCTCAGATCAAGTATGAATACGATGAGGAAACAAGCCAGTGTACCGAAGTACATCATGTCTGCAAAGTGTGCGGCGCGATGCACGAAGAACATGAGTGGAAAAGGGATTACGAAAACCGAACGAAGTGGATCGCGGGCAGAAAGCACGCCACCACGCGAGGGTTTCATCTCTCGGCACTCGCTGCGACTATCAATTACACCTGGAAAATGGCTGTCAAAGAGTGGGTGCAGGCCAACAAAGAGGGCAAACAGGCTATTAAAGTATTTATTAATACAGTCCTTGCTGAGACCTGGGAGGAAGAGGGCCAGAAGCTCGAACACGAAATCCTGATGAATCGGCGGGAGATGTATCAGGCTAGGGTGCCGGAGGGTGTCAGGTTCATCACCGCAGCGGTCGATACCCAGGATACACGCTTCGAAATAGACGTGGTCGGCTGGGGGAAAGGGTTCTCCAGTTGGAGAATCCAGCGTCATGTGATAGTTGGAGATCTTAATCAGCAGCAACCTTGGCAGGAGCTGGATGAATTCCTGTCTCGGACTTGGAAAGACGCTGATGGCCGTTCGTTCCGCCCGGTTAGGACCCTGATAGATTCCGGTGGTCACTTTACACTCAAGGTGTACAAGTTTTGCAAACCCCGACAGGGTCGGAACATCTATGCCCTCAAAGGGGAAGAGAAGGGAGACGGACAGGAGACTCCACTTCTGAACGGAATAAGCACGAACAATGTCCCGAAAGCGACCGTCGTCCGGGTCGGTGTTTCCGAGGGCAAGTCTATTATATTTTCTTCGCTCAGCATGGAACCAGGCAAACCGGGATCATGTCGTTTCCCGTTGCCGCACCCAGACCACCCAGACCCGTTTGTTTACGACGAGGAATATTTCCAACAACTCACTGCAGAACAACTCGTCACACGGTATAAGGAGGGCAAGCCATATACCGCGTGGGTACAGACTCGCGCTAGAAACGAAGCCCTTGACCTAGCGGTCTACAATCGTGCGGCAATTGAGATGATAAACCCGAATTTTGATATGCCTTTACCTGAACCTGGTTACATCGCGGTTGCCGGGGCTAAACGTCCCAAGAAACCAAAGAAAAAGAATGTGGCCAGCAGTATCTAG
- a CDS encoding peptidylprolyl isomerase — protein sequence MKKGTIELENGGVVEIEFLPQEAPNTVANFEKLANSGFYNGLSFHRVIPGFVAQGGCPVGNGTGGPGYTIDCETATNTTKHTKGVFSMAHAGRNTGGSQFFIVYEPQPHLDGVHTVFGKVTKGMELIDAVKQGDKMKEVKVWDAE from the coding sequence ATGAAAAAAGGAACAATTGAACTTGAAAATGGTGGAGTTGTTGAAATAGAATTTCTGCCACAAGAAGCTCCAAATACGGTTGCAAACTTTGAAAAGCTTGCTAACTCCGGCTTTTACAATGGACTGTCATTTCACCGTGTAATTCCTGGTTTTGTCGCTCAAGGCGGCTGTCCAGTAGGTAACGGAACAGGTGGACCGGGTTATACCATCGATTGCGAAACAGCAACGAATACAACGAAACACACTAAAGGTGTTTTCTCTATGGCACATGCTGGCCGCAATACGGGTGGCAGCCAATTTTTTATTGTTTATGAGCCGCAGCCTCATCTGGATGGTGTACACACTGTCTTCGGAAAAGTTACAAAGGGCATGGAATTGATCGATGCGGTCAAACAAGGCGACAAAATGAAAGAAGTTAAGGTTTGGGACGCAGAGTAA
- the lysA gene encoding diaminopimelate decarboxylase — translation MFLHGTSQINAAGHLEIGGCDVTDLKAKYGTPLYVVDEDLVRQRCQQYIAAFRASGLKFQVAYASKAFCVMAMCRIADQEGMSLDVVSDGELYTALQAGFPAKRIHFHGNNKTLEEIEMAIDAEIGCFVVDNLIELHLLNAVAAEKNVSVQILLRVTPGVEAHTHEYISTGQTDSKFGFDIGNGSAFEAVKLASEQSNLDLLGVHSHIGSQIFEVEGFEMAVQRVAEFAQRVHQELGVQFKVVNLGGGFGIRYVEGDTPLEVSQYVKAITDAVKTHFSSWSSEVPEIWVEPGRSIVGDAGTTLYTVGTSKDIPGVRKYVAVDGGMTDNPRPALYESKYEAVLANRANEPIQETVSIAGKCCESGDMLIWDLDLPQVNSGDLLAVACTGAYNYSMASNYNRIRRPAVVFVNQGESDLVVRRETLQDIIGNDMVPERISKQAVLK, via the coding sequence ATGTTCTTACATGGTACAAGTCAAATAAATGCAGCCGGACATCTGGAGATCGGCGGATGCGATGTTACGGATCTCAAGGCCAAGTACGGAACCCCGCTCTATGTCGTGGATGAGGATCTTGTGCGCCAGCGCTGCCAGCAGTATATAGCCGCCTTTCGCGCATCAGGACTGAAATTCCAGGTAGCATATGCGAGCAAAGCGTTCTGCGTTATGGCCATGTGCCGTATTGCGGATCAGGAGGGCATGTCACTGGATGTCGTTTCTGACGGTGAGCTGTACACGGCACTGCAGGCGGGTTTTCCAGCCAAGCGCATTCATTTTCACGGCAACAACAAGACACTCGAAGAGATCGAAATGGCGATTGATGCTGAAATCGGCTGCTTCGTTGTGGACAACTTGATTGAGCTTCATCTTCTCAATGCGGTGGCTGCCGAGAAAAATGTAAGTGTACAGATTTTGCTCCGCGTAACGCCTGGTGTTGAAGCGCATACTCATGAGTACATTTCCACAGGCCAAACCGATTCGAAATTCGGTTTTGACATCGGAAATGGTTCTGCATTTGAAGCTGTGAAGCTGGCATCCGAACAGTCCAATTTGGATCTGCTCGGCGTGCACTCCCATATCGGATCTCAGATTTTTGAGGTAGAGGGCTTTGAAATGGCCGTCCAAAGAGTTGCAGAATTCGCTCAACGGGTTCATCAAGAGCTTGGCGTGCAGTTCAAAGTGGTCAATCTTGGTGGAGGCTTTGGTATCCGTTATGTGGAAGGCGACACACCGCTTGAGGTTTCGCAGTATGTCAAAGCGATCACCGATGCGGTCAAAACACATTTCTCCAGCTGGTCTTCCGAGGTACCTGAAATCTGGGTAGAGCCGGGACGCAGCATCGTTGGAGATGCCGGCACGACGTTGTACACCGTAGGAACAAGCAAGGATATTCCTGGCGTTCGCAAGTATGTGGCCGTTGACGGAGGCATGACGGATAATCCGCGTCCTGCTTTATACGAATCCAAGTATGAAGCCGTGCTCGCTAACCGTGCCAATGAACCGATTCAAGAAACGGTTTCGATTGCCGGTAAATGCTGCGAGAGCGGAGATATGCTGATCTGGGATCTGGATCTGCCACAGGTAAACAGTGGTGATTTACTGGCTGTTGCCTGCACGGGAGCATACAACTATTCCATGGCCAGCAATTATAACCGGATTCGCCGTCCGGCGGTCGTCTTTGTCAATCAGGGCGAAAGCGATCTGGTTGTACGCCGGGAAACGCTGCAGGATATCATTGGCAATGACATGGTACCTGAGCGTATTAGCAAGCAGGCTGTTTTGAAATAG
- a CDS encoding helix-turn-helix domain-containing protein: MREDYKQYLEDSDELTPSEAAYRWGMKRNTLIAALNRGRFNEHLSNGEVRRFTQHGSTEWYLSVKAMRNVYGDEDRVQVFELSNLEGETLRPREGLFFEGHFIYITKPGEILDQELLLKLRECTDHYKARELMEQRV, translated from the coding sequence TTGCGCGAAGATTACAAGCAGTACTTGGAAGATAGTGACGAATTAACGCCATCTGAGGCGGCTTATCGTTGGGGCATGAAACGTAACACTTTAATAGCTGCGCTCAACAGAGGAAGATTTAACGAACATCTTTCTAACGGTGAAGTGAGGAGATTTACTCAGCACGGTTCAACTGAGTGGTATCTTTCAGTCAAAGCTATGCGCAACGTATATGGTGATGAGGATCGAGTTCAAGTATTTGAATTAAGTAACCTTGAAGGAGAAACTTTAAGGCCGCGGGAAGGGTTATTCTTTGAGGGACATTTCATTTATATCACTAAGCCTGGTGAAATACTTGATCAAGAATTGTTGCTTAAACTTCGGGAGTGTACGGATCATTATAAAGCCCGTGAGCTTATGGAACAGCGGGTGTAG